The segment ACGTTTTGTCGCACTCATCATCCTCGACGGCTGGGGATTAAACCCGCGCCGGGACCACAACGCCGTGGCCCTTGCCAGCACCCCGACAATGGACCGCATCTGGGCCAATTGCGCCCACACCACCCTCGACACCTCTGGACGCGCAGTCGGACTACCCGACGGACTCATGGGCAACTCCGAAGTCGGCCACCTCAACCTCGGCGCGGGACGCACAGTCCTGCAAGCCATGACCCAGATAGACGACCGCATACGAGACGGCAGCCTGTACAAAAACGAAGCTCTAATCGCCGCCATAGACCGCATCAAAAACCACAACCGCAACCTCCACCTCATCGGCCTCGTCTCCGACGGCGGCGTACACTCATGGCCCAGTCACTACGAGGGCCTCATCAAAATGGCAGCCGAACGCGGCCTCCCCTCAGACCGCCTCTTCATCCACGCCTTCACAGACGGACGCGACACACCGTCCCAAAGCGCAATCCACCGCATGCGCGAACTCCTCGCCATGTTCAAAATCCATGGCATTGGCCGCGTAGCATCCATATCCGGACGGTATTACGCCATGGACCGCGACCACCGCTGGGAACGCACCCAAATAGCCTACGACCTCCTCACACAGGGCAAAGGCATCGCAGAAACCGACCCCGTCACGGCCATACAAAACGCCTACAACCGCGGCGAAACCGACGAATTCATCAAGCCCATCGCCATCGCCGACAAACCTTCCATAAAAGACGGGGACAGCGTCATCTTCTTCAACTTCCGCGGCGACAGACCCCGGCAAATCACCCGCGCCTTTACACTCAAAGACTTCGACGGCTTTCAACGCCACACCTGGCCCAGCGTACACTTCACCACCCTCACCCGATACGAAGCCGACGTACCCGTCACAGGTATCGCGTACCCCCCCGAAACCCTCTCGCAAAACATGCCCAACATCTGTGGCTCGGTCATCGCCCGGGCCAACAAACGACAACTGCGCATCGCAGAAACAGAAAAATACGCCCACGTCACCTTCTTCTTCAACGGCCAACGGGAAACCCCCTTTGACGGCGAAAAACGCATCCTCGTACCATCCCCCAAAGACGTCCCCACCTACGACCACAAACCCGAAATGAGCGCACCTGAAATCGCAGACCGATTCACAGAAGCCATCGCATCCAACCAATACGACGCCGCAATATGCAACTTTGCCAACCCCGACATGGTCGGCCACACCGGCATCCTCGAAGCCGCCATACACGCCGTCACCACCGTTGACACCTGCCTGGGCCGCGTACTCAAAGCCATAGAAAACGCAAACGGCGCAGCCATCGTCACCGCCGATCACGGCAACGCCG is part of the Gemmatimonadota bacterium genome and harbors:
- the gpmI gene encoding 2,3-bisphosphoglycerate-independent phosphoglycerate mutase; translated protein: MSNQRFVALIILDGWGLNPRRDHNAVALASTPTMDRIWANCAHTTLDTSGRAVGLPDGLMGNSEVGHLNLGAGRTVLQAMTQIDDRIRDGSLYKNEALIAAIDRIKNHNRNLHLIGLVSDGGVHSWPSHYEGLIKMAAERGLPSDRLFIHAFTDGRDTPSQSAIHRMRELLAMFKIHGIGRVASISGRYYAMDRDHRWERTQIAYDLLTQGKGIAETDPVTAIQNAYNRGETDEFIKPIAIADKPSIKDGDSVIFFNFRGDRPRQITRAFTLKDFDGFQRHTWPSVHFTTLTRYEADVPVTGIAYPPETLSQNMPNICGSVIARANKRQLRIAETEKYAHVTFFFNGQRETPFDGEKRILVPSPKDVPTYDHKPEMSAPEIADRFTEAIASNQYDAAICNFANPDMVGHTGILEAAIHAVTTVDTCLGRVLKAIENANGAAIVTADHGNAEQMIHYDTGEPHTAHTTNPVPFVLVDPTYRGKLREGGTLRDVAPTLLSLLNLPKPDEMTGKDLRQKQPQSESGWAG